The proteins below come from a single Eptesicus fuscus isolate TK198812 chromosome 5, DD_ASM_mEF_20220401, whole genome shotgun sequence genomic window:
- the LOC103287261 gene encoding olfactory receptor 4L1-like, which yields MDLKNESVVTEFILLGFSGRWELQIFFFVTFSLVYSATALGNILIIVTVTCSSTLHSPMYFLLGNLSFLDMCVSTVATPKMLTDLLAEHKTISIWGCMTQMFFMHFFGGAEMTLLIAMAFDRYVAICKPLHYRTIMSRRLVNGFVILSWIIGFIHTMSQMVLIVNLPFCGPNVVDNIFCDLPLVIKLACTKTYTLELFVIADSGLLSLICFILLLVSYAVILVTVWQRSSGGLSKALSTLSAHVIVVTLFFGPCIFIYAWPFSSFAGNKILSVFYTVITPFLNPIIYTLRNQKMQVAMRKLRFLLVSSMQNF from the coding sequence ATGGATCTCAAAAATGAATCTGTAGTGACTGAGTTTATTTTACTAGGGTTTTCTGGACGATGGGAACTTcagattttcttctttgtgaCATTCTCCTTGGTCTACAGTGCTACTGCATTGGGAAACATTCTCATTATAGTCACAGTGACATGTAGCAGCACCCTTCATTCCCCCATGTACTTCCTCCTTGGGAACCTCTCTTTTTTGGACATGTGTGTCTCCACTGTCGCCACACCCAAGATGCTCACAGACTTGCTCGCTGAACATAAGACCATCTCCATATGGGGCTGCATGACCCAGATGTTCTTTATGCACTTCTTTGGGGGTGCTGAGATGACTCTTTTGATAGCCATGGCCTTTGACAGATACGTAGCCATATGTAAACCTCTGCACTACAGGACAATCATGAGCCGTCGCTTGGTGAATGGGTTTGTGATACTTTCATGGATAATTGGGTTTATACACACCATGAGCCAGATGGTACTAATAGTGAATTTGCCTTTCTGTGGCCCCAATGTGGTAGACAATATATTTTGTGACCTCCCCCTTGTGATTAAGCTTGCTTGTACCAAAACTTATACCCTGGAACTATTTGTCATTGCTGACAGTGGGCTGCTCTCGCTTATCTGTTTCATCCTCCTGCTTGTCTCCTACGCTGTCATCCTGGTCACTGTCTGGCAAAGATCATCTGGAGGACTCTCCAAGGCTCTGTCCACATTGTCTGCACATGTCATTGTAGTCACTCTGTTCTTTGGACCTTGTATCTTTATCTATGCCTGGCCATTCAGTAGTTTTGCAGGCAATAAAATCCTTTCTGTATTTTACACTGTTATCACACCCTTCCTGAATCCGATCATTTATACCCTGAGAAATCAGAAAATGCAAGTGGCCATGAGAAAATTACGGTTCCTACTTGTTAGCTCTATGCAGAACTTCTAA